From Streptomyces sp. NBC_01460, a single genomic window includes:
- a CDS encoding DUF503 domain-containing protein, with the protein MYVGTLSFDLLLGDVRSLKEKRSIVRPIVAELHRKFAVSVAETGGQDLYRRAEIGLAVVSGDTGHLTDVLDRCERMIAGRPEVELLSVRRRLHNDEED; encoded by the coding sequence ATGTATGTGGGGACACTGTCCTTCGATCTGCTTCTCGGCGACGTACGGTCGTTGAAGGAGAAACGCTCCATCGTCCGCCCGATCGTCGCCGAGCTCCACCGCAAGTTCGCGGTGAGCGTCGCGGAGACGGGCGGCCAGGACCTCTACCGCAGGGCCGAGATCGGTCTTGCCGTGGTCTCCGGGGACACCGGGCACCTCACAGACGTACTCGACCGGTGCGAGCGCATGATCGCGGGCCGGCCGGAGGTGGAGCTGCTGTCCGTACGACGGCGGCTGCACAACGACGAAGAAGATTGA
- the rbfA gene encoding 30S ribosome-binding factor RbfA has protein sequence MADNARAKKLADLIQVVVAEKLQRGIKDPRLGTHVTITDTRVTGDLREATVFYTVYGDDEERASAAAGLESAKGILRSAVGAAAGTKFTPTLAFVADALPDNAKAIEDLLDRARASDAKVREASSGATYAGGADPYRKPEDEDENGEGSPSA, from the coding sequence GTGGCCGACAACGCGCGGGCGAAGAAGCTGGCAGACCTCATCCAGGTGGTGGTCGCCGAGAAACTGCAGCGCGGTATCAAGGACCCGCGTCTGGGCACGCACGTGACCATCACGGACACCCGTGTCACCGGCGACCTGCGGGAGGCCACGGTCTTCTACACGGTCTACGGCGACGACGAGGAGCGGGCCAGCGCGGCCGCGGGCCTCGAGAGCGCCAAGGGCATCCTGCGCTCGGCGGTCGGTGCCGCGGCGGGGACCAAGTTCACCCCCACCCTGGCCTTCGTGGCGGACGCCCTGCCGGACAACGCCAAGGCGATCGAGGACCTCCTCGACCGGGCACGCGCCTCGGACGCCAAGGTGCGTGAGGCGTCCTCGGGCGCCACGTACGCCGGCGGAGCGGACCCGTACCGCAAGCCGGAGGACGAGGACGAGAACGGCGAGGGCTCACCTTCCGCATGA
- the truB gene encoding tRNA pseudouridine(55) synthase TruB has product MTQNKTPDGLVIVDKPSGFTSHDVVAKMRGIARTRRVGHAGTLDPMATGVLVLGVERATKLLGHLALTEKEYLGTIRLGQDTVTDDAEGEITSSTDASGVTREGIDAGVAVLSGPIMQVPSKVSAIKIDGKRSYARVRGGEEFEIPARPVTISSFRVYDVREAVAEDGTPVVDLVVSVVCSSGTYIRALARDLGAGLGVGGHLTALRRTRVGPYGLDAARTLDQHQQELTVMPVAEAAASAFPRWDVDEKRAKLLLNGVRLDMPAYPPGPVGVFGPDGAFLVLVEEQKGKARSLAVFA; this is encoded by the coding sequence ATGACGCAGAACAAAACGCCGGACGGCCTTGTCATCGTCGACAAGCCGTCCGGCTTCACTTCGCACGACGTCGTGGCCAAGATGCGCGGCATCGCCCGCACCCGGCGGGTCGGTCACGCCGGCACGCTGGACCCGATGGCGACGGGCGTCCTCGTCCTGGGCGTCGAGCGGGCGACCAAACTGCTCGGCCATCTCGCGCTGACCGAGAAGGAGTACCTGGGCACGATCCGGCTCGGCCAGGACACCGTCACCGACGACGCGGAGGGCGAGATCACCTCGTCCACCGACGCCTCGGGAGTGACCAGGGAAGGCATCGACGCCGGGGTCGCCGTCCTGTCCGGCCCGATCATGCAGGTGCCGTCCAAGGTCAGCGCCATCAAGATCGACGGCAAGCGGTCCTACGCCCGGGTGCGTGGCGGCGAGGAGTTCGAGATCCCGGCCCGCCCGGTGACCATCTCGTCCTTCCGCGTCTACGACGTCCGCGAGGCGGTCGCCGAGGACGGCACCCCCGTCGTCGACCTGGTCGTCTCCGTCGTGTGCTCCTCGGGTACGTACATCCGCGCCCTGGCCCGTGACCTCGGCGCCGGGCTCGGCGTCGGCGGGCACCTGACGGCGCTGCGGCGCACCCGCGTCGGCCCGTACGGCCTCGACGCGGCGCGCACGCTCGACCAGCACCAGCAGGAGCTGACCGTGATGCCGGTGGCCGAGGCGGCCGCGTCGGCCTTCCCCCGCTGGGACGTGGACGAGAAGCGCGCCAAACTGCTCCTCAACGGCGTGCGGCTGGACATGCCCGCCTATCCGCCGGGGCCGGTCGGTGTCTTCGGGCCCGACGGGGCGTTCCTGGTGCTCGTCGAGGAGCAGAAGGGCAAGGCCAGGAGCCTCGCCGTCTTCGCCTGA